From a single Bacillus gobiensis genomic region:
- a CDS encoding electron transfer flavoprotein subunit beta/FixA family protein translates to MNIFVLMKRTFDTEEKITIRAGEIDQQDAEFIINPYDEYAVEEAIRLKEAHGGEITVVTVGGEDAERELRTALAMGCDKAVLLNIDGELEDPDPFSTSTILYHYLKEKQFDLILGGNVAIDGGSGQVGPRLAELLNIPCVTTITKLSVNGKDAEIERDSEGDLEKVTAPLPLLVTAQQGLNEPRYPALAGIMKAKKKPLEELELDDLDLTDEDAAAKTKTIERFLPSKKKSGRFLDGDAGKQAKQLAALLRSDAKVI, encoded by the coding sequence ATGAACATCTTTGTCTTAATGAAGCGGACATTTGACACAGAGGAAAAAATTACAATTCGAGCTGGTGAGATCGACCAACAAGACGCAGAGTTTATTATTAATCCCTATGATGAATATGCAGTTGAAGAAGCCATTCGCCTGAAAGAAGCTCACGGTGGAGAAATTACGGTTGTGACGGTCGGCGGGGAAGATGCGGAAAGGGAGCTTCGAACTGCTTTGGCTATGGGGTGCGATAAGGCCGTTTTGTTAAATATCGATGGTGAACTGGAGGATCCGGATCCTTTCTCCACTTCAACCATACTTTATCACTATTTGAAGGAAAAGCAGTTTGACCTTATTTTAGGGGGAAACGTAGCTATTGACGGCGGCTCAGGCCAGGTCGGCCCGCGACTGGCAGAGCTGCTGAATATCCCTTGCGTCACAACCATTACGAAGCTATCTGTCAACGGCAAAGACGCAGAAATAGAACGAGATTCTGAGGGTGATCTTGAAAAAGTAACTGCACCCCTGCCGCTCCTTGTAACCGCTCAGCAAGGTTTAAATGAACCGAGGTATCCGGCGCTTGCGGGAATCATGAAAGCAAAGAAAAAGCCCCTGGAAGAACTTGAGCTTGATGATCTTGATCTCACAGATGAAGACGCTGCGGCGAAAACAAAAACGATTGAACGCTTCTTGCCGTCTAAAAAAAAATCTGGACGATTTCTGGATGGAGATGCAGGCAAACAAGCAAAACAACTGGCAGCTTTGCTAAGAAGCGACGCGAAAGTCATCTAA
- a CDS encoding enoyl-CoA hydratase → MKNVTLEVEERIAAITMNRPTANALSTGLLEELSECLDQIEANSDVRAIIICGEGRFFSAGADIKEFTTLANESDYTDLAEKGQQIMERIESFPKPIIAAIHGAALGGGLELAMACHIRIAEGGAKLGMPELNLGIIPGFAGTQRLPKYVGTAKALEMIGTAQPISGKEAYESGLVTILVNDREEALIKAYELAEQFAEKSPKTLEFVLELLHANKIYTYEGALKLEAKRFGEVFQSSDSKEGIQAFLEKRKPNFKGE, encoded by the coding sequence ATGAAAAACGTAACGTTAGAAGTCGAAGAACGAATCGCAGCTATTACAATGAACCGTCCAACGGCAAATGCTTTATCTACAGGGCTTTTGGAAGAATTATCAGAATGTCTGGATCAAATTGAAGCTAACTCTGACGTCCGTGCGATCATTATTTGCGGGGAAGGCAGATTTTTTTCGGCTGGTGCCGACATAAAGGAATTTACTACTCTTGCAAATGAGTCCGATTATACAGACTTGGCTGAAAAAGGCCAGCAAATCATGGAAAGGATCGAATCATTTCCAAAGCCAATCATTGCCGCTATTCACGGAGCAGCACTTGGCGGAGGGCTGGAGCTTGCGATGGCTTGCCATATTCGGATTGCAGAAGGCGGTGCCAAGCTCGGAATGCCAGAGCTAAACTTAGGTATCATCCCCGGTTTTGCCGGAACACAGCGGCTCCCGAAATATGTTGGCACTGCGAAAGCTCTGGAAATGATAGGGACAGCTCAACCGATCAGCGGCAAAGAGGCTTATGAATCAGGTCTTGTTACAATACTTGTAAACGACCGGGAAGAAGCTTTGATTAAAGCCTATGAATTAGCCGAGCAATTTGCCGAAAAAAGCCCGAAAACGTTGGAATTCGTTTTGGAACTTCTTCATGCAAACAAAATCTATACTTACGAAGGAGCATTAAAGCTGGAAGCGAAGCGATTCGGCGAGGTTTTTCAATCTTCGGATTCGAAGGAAGGAATCCAGGCATTCCTTGAGAAAAGGAAACCTAACTTTAAAGGCGAGTAA
- a CDS encoding TetR/AcrR family transcriptional regulator, with protein MNEKRPKYMQIIDAAVIVIAENGYHQAQVSKIAKQAGVADGTIYLYFKSKEDILISVFREKMGQFIERMEKEIQSEHTAEKKLSRLIKQHFSLLSENQHLAIVTQLELRQSNLALRQKINEILKGYLFILDDIIQAGKESGEFKQSLDVRLARQMIFGTIDETVTTWVMNDQKYSLDGLAEDIHQLLIYGFHAANNQEEILQ; from the coding sequence GTGAACGAAAAACGACCAAAGTATATGCAGATCATCGACGCTGCTGTCATCGTAATCGCAGAGAACGGCTACCATCAGGCGCAGGTTTCAAAAATCGCCAAGCAGGCAGGTGTGGCAGACGGAACCATTTACCTCTATTTTAAAAGCAAAGAGGATATTCTGATCTCAGTGTTCAGAGAAAAAATGGGGCAATTTATCGAAAGAATGGAAAAAGAAATTCAAAGCGAACATACTGCAGAAAAGAAATTATCACGGCTGATTAAACAGCATTTTTCGTTGCTTTCTGAAAATCAACATCTGGCTATTGTCACCCAGCTCGAGCTTAGACAGTCAAATCTTGCGCTCCGTCAAAAGATTAATGAAATTTTAAAAGGGTATTTATTTATCTTGGACGATATTATTCAAGCGGGGAAAGAATCAGGAGAGTTTAAACAATCACTTGATGTCCGTTTGGCAAGGCAAATGATCTTTGGAACGATTGATGAGACGGTGACCACGTGGGTAATGAATGACCAAAAATATTCATTAGATGGACTTGCAGAAGACATACATCAGCTGTTGATTTACGGGTTCCACGCAGCGAATAATCAGGAGGAGATACTTCAATGA
- a CDS encoding AMP-binding protein produces MKVEKPWLNSYPDELPHDLAYENKPLHSFLTDTANTFPDHQSIYFLGKKMTFREVHEAALKFAAYLQKIGIKKGDRIALILPNCPQAVISYYGILFSGGIVVPTNPLFTERELEYQLKDSECTAIISLDLLYPRIIKMKALTKISHLIFTSIKDYLPFPKNKLYQISQRKNLLVHIKENEETHLFQSIIKNTAESLHSVDIDPLHDIAVLQYTGGTTGLPKGAMLTHQNIAANTKMCAEWLSKLKKGSESILGIVPFFHVYGMTTILNLSVLQAFQMILLPKFNALDALKTIHKLKPSLFPGAPTLYIALLNHPEVYKYDLSSIDTCISGSAALPVEVKHQFEKVTGGKLVEGYGLSEASPVTHANFMWGKNKPGSIGCPWPGTDAAIYSEETGEALPPYERGELIVKGPQVMKGYWNNPEETANVLRDGWLFTGDIAYMDEEGFFYIVDRKKDLIIASGYNIYPREIEEIFYEHEAIREVVVAGIPDSYRGETVKAYVVLKQHATLTEKELDEYARTHLASYKVPRVYEFRDELPKTTVGKILRRALIEEEKEKMNQTK; encoded by the coding sequence ATGAAGGTTGAAAAGCCTTGGTTAAACAGCTATCCTGACGAACTTCCCCACGATTTGGCATACGAAAACAAACCGCTGCACTCTTTTTTAACAGACACCGCAAACACCTTTCCCGATCATCAATCTATTTACTTTCTTGGCAAAAAAATGACGTTTCGTGAAGTCCACGAAGCAGCGTTAAAGTTTGCTGCATACTTGCAAAAAATCGGCATCAAAAAAGGCGACCGGATTGCTCTCATCTTGCCAAACTGCCCCCAAGCCGTGATTTCATACTACGGCATTCTCTTTTCTGGAGGCATTGTCGTGCCAACAAATCCGTTATTTACGGAAAGAGAGCTGGAATATCAATTAAAGGACAGTGAATGTACGGCGATCATTTCACTCGACTTACTATATCCGCGCATCATAAAAATGAAAGCGTTAACAAAAATTTCCCATCTTATTTTCACAAGCATCAAAGATTATTTGCCCTTCCCGAAAAATAAGCTGTACCAAATCAGCCAGAGGAAAAACCTTCTGGTTCATATTAAAGAAAATGAGGAAACTCATCTTTTCCAAAGTATCATCAAAAATACGGCAGAAAGTTTACATTCGGTTGATATTGACCCGCTTCATGATATTGCGGTTTTGCAATATACAGGCGGAACAACCGGCCTTCCAAAGGGAGCAATGCTGACCCATCAGAACATTGCCGCCAACACGAAGATGTGCGCGGAATGGCTTTCCAAATTAAAGAAAGGATCGGAATCGATTTTAGGGATTGTACCTTTTTTTCACGTCTACGGAATGACCACTATCTTAAATCTAAGCGTTTTGCAAGCATTTCAAATGATTCTGCTTCCAAAATTTAATGCGCTTGACGCGTTGAAAACGATTCATAAGCTGAAACCAAGCCTTTTTCCGGGTGCACCGACGCTCTACATCGCTCTTTTAAACCACCCGGAAGTGTACAAATATGATTTATCCTCCATTGACACCTGTATCAGCGGATCCGCCGCACTGCCTGTCGAAGTCAAGCATCAATTTGAAAAGGTCACCGGCGGAAAGCTTGTCGAGGGTTACGGCTTATCAGAAGCTTCGCCAGTGACCCACGCGAATTTCATGTGGGGCAAAAACAAGCCGGGGAGCATTGGCTGCCCTTGGCCAGGAACAGATGCTGCCATTTACTCGGAGGAAACAGGCGAAGCGCTTCCTCCTTATGAACGAGGCGAATTAATTGTTAAAGGGCCCCAAGTGATGAAGGGATATTGGAATAACCCCGAAGAAACAGCAAATGTATTGAGGGATGGCTGGCTTTTCACCGGAGATATCGCTTATATGGACGAAGAGGGCTTCTTTTATATTGTCGACCGAAAAAAAGATTTGATTATCGCTAGCGGCTATAACATTTACCCGCGTGAAATCGAAGAGATATTCTATGAGCACGAGGCCATCCGGGAAGTAGTCGTTGCCGGGATTCCTGATTCCTACCGTGGAGAAACTGTGAAAGCCTATGTTGTGTTAAAGCAACATGCGACATTGACAGAAAAGGAACTAGATGAGTATGCGAGAACACACCTTGCATCATACAAAGTGCCAAGAGTTTACGAGTTTCGCGATGAACTGCCGAAAACAACGGTAGGAAAAATATTAAGAAGAGCATTAATTGAAGAAGAGAAAGAGAAGATGAACCAAACGAAATAA
- a CDS encoding DUF350 domain-containing protein, with the protein MTNSFWSNELVQIAAYYSVAVLCLVLFLAIFELVTSYKNWEEIQKGNLAVAMATGGKILGIANVFHHSILQHDSLLQMIGWGVYGFVMLLIGYFIFEFLTPRFKIDKEIEQDNRAVGLISLVISLALSFVVAAGI; encoded by the coding sequence ATGACAAATTCTTTCTGGAGCAATGAATTAGTACAGATTGCCGCCTATTACAGCGTGGCGGTCTTATGCCTCGTTTTATTTTTAGCTATTTTTGAATTGGTCACTTCCTACAAAAATTGGGAAGAGATCCAAAAAGGAAATCTTGCCGTGGCAATGGCGACAGGCGGTAAAATTCTCGGAATCGCCAACGTCTTTCACCATAGCATTCTTCAGCACGATTCATTGCTCCAAATGATCGGGTGGGGAGTATATGGATTTGTCATGCTGCTTATCGGCTATTTCATTTTTGAGTTTTTAACGCCGAGATTTAAAATTGATAAAGAAATCGAACAGGATAACCGTGCGGTCGGCTTGATTTCCCTCGTTATTTCTCTGGCATTATCGTTTGTAGTCGCCGCCGGTATTTAA
- a CDS encoding endonuclease MutS2 encodes MQHKALQSLEFHKVKEQAKAHASSSLGKEMLEQLQPSQSAEEVTKWQDEVDEAMTVIRLRGHAPFGGLTDIRPSLKRSVIGSVLSPAELTEVSSLLYSVKQMKHFLDSLYEDGVEIERMKEYSDQLIPLSALEKDINMCVDDHGEVLDHASDTLRGIRTQLRTIESRIRDRLESMLRSSSAQKMLSDAIITIRNERFVIPVKQEYRASYGGIVHDQSASGATLFIEPQAIVDMNNTIQQAKVKEKQEIERILKYLTEKVAEHSSDLSQDVTIMQTLDFIFAKAKYAKQIKATKPQINEEGYVLLKKARHPLLPADEVVPNDIELGGSYSTIVITGPNTGGKTVTLKTLGLLTLMSQAGLHIPVEDGSEAAVFEQVFADIGDEQSIEQSLSTFSSHMVNIVDILAKMNDKSLVLFDELGAGTDPQEGAALAISILDEVHTTNARVIATTHYPELKAYGYNREGVMNASVEFDIETLSPTYRLLIGVPGRSNAFEISKRLGMSEALIQRAKAEMSSEHNEVDTMIASLEDSKKLAELELKETETYRKEAEKLHNELQSQIIEWNQKKDKLLEEAEKKAIDKVAEASKEAEEIIKSLRAIRDDQKAFKDHELIEAKKRLEEAIPVFSKSKKPEKTAQTKKELKAGDEVKVLSFGQKGTLLEKTADNEWNVQIGILKMKVKEKDLEFVKSNSVPQQEKALSTIKGKDYHVSLELDLRGERYEHALSRVEKYLDDAVLAGYPRVSIIHGKGTGALRKGVQELLKSHRNVKNTRFGEAGEGGSGVTIVELK; translated from the coding sequence TTGCAGCATAAAGCGTTACAATCACTTGAATTTCATAAAGTAAAAGAACAGGCAAAAGCCCATGCTTCTTCATCTCTGGGAAAAGAAATGCTGGAACAGCTCCAGCCATCCCAATCAGCGGAAGAAGTGACAAAATGGCAGGATGAAGTAGATGAAGCCATGACCGTTATCCGCTTGAGAGGGCACGCTCCTTTTGGCGGATTGACGGACATCAGGCCGAGTTTAAAACGGTCGGTGATCGGCAGTGTGTTAAGCCCTGCTGAACTAACAGAGGTATCTTCGCTTCTTTATTCTGTCAAGCAAATGAAGCATTTTTTGGATTCGCTGTATGAAGACGGAGTAGAAATTGAGAGAATGAAAGAGTATTCAGACCAGCTGATTCCGTTATCTGCGCTTGAAAAGGATATCAATATGTGTGTAGATGACCATGGGGAAGTGCTCGACCATGCATCAGACACACTACGCGGAATAAGGACGCAGCTTCGGACGATTGAATCCCGAATTAGAGACCGGCTCGAATCGATGCTGCGTTCTTCGTCTGCCCAAAAAATGCTGTCAGATGCGATTATCACGATTCGAAATGAACGGTTTGTCATACCTGTAAAACAAGAGTACCGGGCAAGCTACGGAGGAATTGTGCACGATCAATCCGCTTCGGGAGCCACGCTTTTTATTGAACCACAGGCGATTGTCGACATGAACAATACGATCCAGCAGGCAAAAGTAAAAGAAAAGCAGGAGATTGAACGGATTCTTAAGTATTTGACAGAAAAGGTGGCCGAACACTCAAGTGACCTGTCACAGGACGTAACCATCATGCAAACGCTGGATTTCATCTTTGCCAAAGCAAAGTATGCCAAACAAATAAAAGCAACGAAGCCTCAAATTAATGAGGAGGGTTATGTGCTACTTAAAAAAGCCCGACATCCATTGCTGCCAGCGGATGAGGTAGTTCCTAACGATATTGAGCTGGGCGGAAGCTACTCGACGATTGTTATCACCGGCCCGAATACTGGAGGAAAAACGGTAACCTTGAAAACACTGGGGCTGCTGACACTCATGTCACAAGCAGGTCTTCACATTCCTGTAGAAGACGGGTCGGAAGCTGCGGTTTTTGAACAGGTATTTGCCGATATTGGCGATGAACAATCAATTGAGCAAAGCCTGAGTACCTTTTCTTCTCATATGGTAAACATTGTTGATATTTTAGCGAAGATGAATGACAAAAGCCTTGTTTTATTTGACGAGCTCGGAGCTGGCACGGATCCTCAGGAAGGTGCAGCCCTCGCCATTAGCATACTTGATGAAGTTCATACGACGAATGCGAGGGTCATTGCAACAACCCACTATCCAGAGCTTAAAGCATACGGCTATAATCGTGAAGGGGTAATGAATGCGAGTGTCGAATTTGACATTGAGACGCTTTCGCCGACTTATCGGCTTTTGATTGGCGTGCCGGGCCGAAGCAATGCCTTTGAAATTTCAAAACGGCTTGGTATGTCGGAAGCGCTCATTCAAAGAGCCAAAGCGGAAATGTCCAGTGAGCACAATGAAGTGGATACTATGATTGCTTCACTGGAAGACAGCAAAAAACTGGCAGAACTAGAACTGAAGGAAACAGAAACTTACCGAAAAGAAGCAGAAAAGCTTCATAATGAATTGCAATCACAAATCATCGAATGGAATCAGAAGAAGGATAAGCTTCTTGAAGAGGCTGAAAAAAAGGCGATTGATAAAGTCGCTGAAGCTTCTAAAGAAGCAGAGGAAATCATCAAATCGCTGCGTGCCATTCGCGATGACCAAAAAGCCTTTAAAGACCACGAGCTGATTGAAGCGAAAAAAAGGCTGGAGGAAGCTATCCCGGTTTTTTCAAAATCGAAGAAACCAGAAAAAACAGCTCAAACAAAGAAAGAGCTGAAAGCCGGAGATGAAGTAAAAGTCTTGAGCTTCGGGCAAAAGGGAACCCTTCTTGAAAAAACAGCAGATAATGAATGGAACGTACAAATCGGAATCTTAAAGATGAAGGTGAAAGAAAAGGACTTGGAATTTGTGAAATCAAATTCTGTTCCTCAACAGGAAAAAGCCCTTTCGACGATTAAAGGAAAAGATTATCACGTGTCTCTCGAGCTCGACCTCAGAGGCGAGCGCTATGAACATGCTCTGAGCCGTGTTGAAAAATATCTCGATGATGCAGTATTAGCAGGCTATCCGAGAGTATCGATCATTCACGGAAAAGGAACGGGAGCCTTGAGAAAGGGCGTCCAAGAACTCCTGAAATCCCATAGAAACGTGAAAAATACCCGTTTTGGCGAAGCAGGGGAAGGCGGATCAGGGGTTACCATTGTCGAATTAAAATAA
- the polX gene encoding DNA polymerase/3'-5' exonuclease PolX, with amino-acid sequence MHKKDIIKLLETIAVYMELKGDNPFKISAFRKAAAALEQDDRSLSEIDDMLSLPGIGKGTYTIIREYMESGTSSTLDELKKEVPEGLLPLLKLPGLGGKKIAKLYKDLGVRNAEDLKAACEENKVQGLAGFGKKTEEKLLVLLGEAGKRPERYPIGFALLVADEIEKHLAAFQGVIQSSRAGSLRRMRETVKDLDYIISTDNPQLIRDQLLALPRIKEVVAAGETKVSVNMDFEDEIGVDFRIVSNEQFATTLHHFTGSKDHNIKMRQIAKERGEKISEYGVESLETGTIQTFSSEKEFFRHFDLPYIPPEIRESGQETDHYNESLSLISKEDIKGDLHMHSSWSDGAFSIREMAEACIAKGYEYMAITDHSRYLRVANGLTPERLRLQGEEIDRLNQELEGFHIFKGVEMDILPDGTLDYDDELLETRDFVIASIHSSFSQPQHVIMNRLKNALKNKHVHLIAHPTGRLIGRRSGYEIDIDELIELAKETGTALELNANPARLDLRTEHLIKANQAGVTIAINTDAHNVAMLNDMAAGVSAAKKGWTPKSSVLNTRSLDEVREFLKR; translated from the coding sequence ATGCATAAAAAGGACATCATAAAGTTATTGGAAACGATCGCTGTATATATGGAATTAAAAGGGGATAATCCGTTTAAAATATCAGCTTTTCGGAAAGCGGCCGCGGCGCTCGAACAGGATGACAGAAGCTTATCTGAAATCGATGATATGCTGTCCTTGCCGGGAATCGGAAAAGGAACGTATACAATTATTAGAGAATATATGGAAAGCGGAACGTCATCCACTCTGGATGAACTAAAGAAAGAGGTGCCGGAAGGGCTTTTGCCTTTATTAAAACTCCCGGGGCTTGGAGGAAAGAAAATTGCCAAGCTATATAAGGATCTCGGGGTTCGAAATGCGGAAGATTTAAAGGCGGCCTGTGAAGAGAATAAAGTCCAAGGGCTCGCCGGATTCGGAAAAAAAACGGAAGAAAAACTCCTTGTTCTGCTTGGTGAAGCGGGAAAAAGACCGGAAAGGTACCCGATTGGCTTTGCCCTGCTTGTGGCTGATGAGATCGAAAAGCATTTGGCTGCGTTTCAAGGCGTGATTCAATCTTCCCGTGCCGGCAGCTTGCGCAGAATGCGTGAAACCGTTAAGGATTTGGATTATATTATTTCAACAGACAATCCGCAATTGATCCGTGATCAATTGCTGGCATTGCCGCGTATTAAAGAAGTCGTAGCTGCTGGAGAAACAAAAGTGTCGGTGAATATGGATTTTGAGGATGAAATCGGTGTTGACTTCCGAATAGTGTCAAACGAACAGTTTGCGACGACCCTCCATCATTTCACTGGATCAAAAGACCATAATATTAAAATGAGACAGATCGCAAAAGAGCGCGGTGAAAAAATAAGCGAGTATGGAGTAGAGTCGCTGGAGACAGGAACGATTCAAACCTTTTCGAGCGAGAAGGAATTTTTCCGCCACTTCGATCTTCCGTACATTCCTCCAGAAATCAGAGAAAGCGGACAAGAAACCGACCATTACAATGAAAGCTTGAGTCTCATTTCAAAAGAGGATATAAAAGGCGATCTTCATATGCACAGCTCCTGGAGTGACGGCGCATTTTCGATTCGTGAGATGGCGGAAGCCTGTATAGCAAAAGGCTACGAATATATGGCGATTACCGACCATTCAAGATATTTGCGTGTTGCTAATGGATTAACTCCGGAAAGACTGAGGCTGCAGGGAGAAGAGATTGACAGGCTTAATCAAGAGCTCGAAGGATTTCATATTTTCAAAGGGGTGGAAATGGACATTCTTCCGGACGGTACGCTTGATTATGACGACGAGCTGCTGGAAACAAGAGATTTTGTTATTGCTTCAATTCATTCTAGCTTTTCACAGCCACAGCATGTCATTATGAACCGATTAAAAAATGCACTCAAAAATAAACACGTCCATTTAATCGCCCATCCAACCGGAAGACTGATCGGCAGAAGATCCGGTTACGAAATCGATATTGATGAGCTTATTGAGCTTGCGAAGGAGACCGGAACAGCTCTCGAGTTGAATGCAAATCCAGCGAGGCTTGATTTACGGACGGAGCATTTGATCAAAGCAAACCAAGCCGGCGTAACGATTGCAATTAATACAGATGCCCACAATGTAGCAATGCTGAACGACATGGCTGCCGGCGTTTCTGCTGCCAAAAAAGGCTGGACCCCAAAAAGCAGTGTATTGAATACACGGTCTCTGGACGAAGTACGTGAATTTTTGAAAAGATAA
- a CDS encoding CvpA family protein, whose product MLDIILLIMLIIGAIAGLRRGFILKLLHLISFIAAFLIARQFYDDLAPQVRLWVPYPDFGEGQEALAFFSGNMESSYYNAISFVIIFILAVIALRIIASMLDFVAMLPVLKQVNKLLGGVLGFLEVYLFLFVFLFIAALIPAPQIQDALQGSSLSNLIINHTPYLSELINTLWLQYGGVTSLR is encoded by the coding sequence ATGCTAGATATTATCCTGTTGATCATGCTTATCATAGGGGCTATAGCTGGCCTGAGAAGAGGCTTTATCCTGAAGCTTCTCCATCTGATAAGCTTTATTGCTGCGTTCCTGATTGCCCGCCAGTTTTATGATGATCTTGCTCCGCAAGTTCGTTTATGGGTTCCGTACCCTGATTTTGGCGAAGGGCAGGAGGCGCTGGCTTTTTTTAGCGGAAATATGGAATCAAGCTATTATAATGCCATTTCTTTTGTCATTATTTTTATTTTGGCTGTAATTGCTCTTCGGATTATTGCGTCGATGCTCGATTTTGTGGCCATGCTTCCCGTCTTAAAACAAGTGAATAAGCTTTTAGGCGGAGTACTTGGATTTCTCGAAGTCTATTTATTTTTGTTTGTGTTTTTATTTATTGCGGCTTTGATTCCTGCACCGCAAATCCAAGATGCTTTACAAGGCAGTTCACTATCGAACTTGATCATTAATCACACTCCATATCTGTCAGAATTGATAAATACTTTATGGCTCCAGTACGGAGGTGTAACTTCTCTTCGGTAG
- the zapA gene encoding cell division protein ZapA has protein sequence MSDGQKIRTSVDIYGQQFKIVGEETKSHMRHVASIVDDKMREINEKNPQLDINKLAVLTAVNVVHDYLKLKEEYEKLEHQLREKD, from the coding sequence TTGTCTGACGGTCAAAAAATAAGAACATCAGTTGACATATATGGCCAGCAATTCAAAATTGTTGGTGAAGAAACAAAAAGCCACATGAGGCATGTAGCCTCAATTGTGGATGATAAAATGCGTGAAATAAATGAGAAAAATCCTCAACTTGATATAAATAAATTGGCTGTCTTAACAGCTGTTAATGTCGTACATGATTACTTAAAACTAAAAGAAGAGTATGAAAAACTCGAGCATCAACTAAGAGAAAAGGATTGA
- the rnhC gene encoding ribonuclease HIII, translating to MAHFVLKINKDRILQMRQYYRNHLVTPAPAHTSFQAKLPGCTVTAYLSGKVLFQGKQAETESSRWEGVPSQPKEKKARKTTPYSPPEQIASLSVVGSDEVGTGDYFGPITVVAAYVSKSQLQLVKELGVKDSKNLKDPQIITIAKDLIKTIPYSLLVLKNEKYNDLQQKGMSQGKMKAILHNQAIGNVLEKLAGETPDAILIDQFAEPDVYFKHLSGKKIMKENVYFSTKAEGIHLSVAAASIIARYSFLMEMKKLEKKSGFTIPKGAGALVDQAAARLIEQKGVNALASFTKLHFANTNKAKLLAEKKGRG from the coding sequence TTGGCTCATTTCGTTTTAAAAATAAATAAAGACCGCATATTGCAAATGCGGCAGTATTACCGCAACCATTTAGTAACCCCGGCTCCGGCGCATACAAGCTTTCAAGCGAAATTGCCTGGCTGCACCGTCACCGCGTACCTCTCAGGAAAAGTCCTTTTTCAAGGAAAACAAGCAGAAACAGAAAGCAGCCGCTGGGAAGGCGTACCGTCACAGCCGAAAGAAAAAAAAGCGAGAAAAACGACCCCTTATTCCCCGCCGGAACAAATTGCAAGTCTATCCGTTGTGGGCTCCGACGAAGTGGGGACAGGAGATTATTTCGGGCCGATCACTGTTGTTGCTGCTTATGTCAGTAAATCTCAGCTTCAGCTGGTGAAGGAGCTGGGCGTTAAAGACAGCAAAAACCTAAAGGACCCGCAAATAATCACAATCGCCAAGGATTTAATTAAAACCATTCCTTACAGCCTGCTCGTGCTGAAAAATGAAAAATACAATGACCTGCAGCAAAAAGGAATGAGCCAAGGAAAAATGAAAGCGATTCTGCACAACCAGGCAATAGGAAATGTATTGGAAAAATTAGCAGGCGAAACGCCAGATGCAATCCTTATCGACCAATTCGCGGAACCAGACGTTTATTTCAAGCATCTTAGCGGTAAAAAAATAATGAAAGAAAACGTATATTTCAGCACGAAGGCAGAAGGAATCCACCTTTCTGTAGCAGCAGCCTCGATCATCGCGAGATATTCCTTTTTAATGGAAATGAAAAAGCTCGAAAAGAAATCGGGGTTTACGATTCCAAAAGGAGCAGGCGCTCTTGTCGACCAGGCTGCGGCACGGCTCATTGAACAAAAAGGCGTAAACGCATTGGCGTCTTTTACAAAGCTGCATTTTGCCAATACCAATAAAGCCAAGCTGTTGGCTGAAAAGAAGGGACGGGGCTGA
- a CDS encoding DinB family protein: MNFNLKEAIEILERTPQTLEYFLSGLSDGWLECNEGEGTWNVSEVIDHLIEGEKTNWIPRLEFILQEGDSKPFTPFDRYSHLNNRAVRSIEQKLLEFNTIRSQNITKLKGLIEPGLHLELTGSHPVLGVVKLRELLSTWVVHDLTHISQIVRVMAERYRADVGPWKKYLGILKKE; this comes from the coding sequence ATGAATTTTAATTTGAAAGAAGCTATTGAGATTCTGGAGCGTACACCTCAAACATTGGAGTATTTTTTATCGGGGCTATCTGATGGATGGCTGGAATGCAATGAAGGCGAAGGAACATGGAATGTCTCTGAAGTGATTGATCACCTGATTGAGGGAGAGAAAACAAATTGGATACCCAGATTAGAATTTATTCTTCAAGAAGGTGACAGTAAACCATTCACCCCATTTGATCGTTATTCACATCTAAATAACAGGGCTGTAAGATCGATTGAACAAAAATTACTTGAATTTAATACGATTAGATCACAAAATATAACCAAGCTTAAAGGCCTTATTGAACCTGGATTGCACCTTGAATTGACAGGTTCACACCCTGTACTTGGTGTAGTGAAGTTACGAGAATTGCTTTCTACTTGGGTGGTTCATGATTTAACGCACATTTCTCAAATCGTACGAGTAATGGCCGAGAGATACAGAGCAGATGTTGGGCCTTGGAAAAAATATTTAGGTATATTGAAAAAGGAATGA